From the Drechmeria coniospora strain ARSEF 6962 chromosome 02, whole genome shotgun sequence genome, the window GAGCGTGCTCGGCGAGAGGAAGAGATTGTGGAGCGGTACCAGAAGCAGAATGGCGTGTCGAGCAGCAACATTCCGCTAGGTCCTCgatcggcgacggtgccgagcGCGCCTTCTGGGGCACGGGGCCAGAACGGGACCGATCGAGGCGTGAGCTTCGTGAACGGCAGCAAGGATGGTCTCGGGGAGATCAACGTgtacagcgacgacgacggcgacgcgagCGACAACGCTCTATACGTTAGGCACCAGAAGAAacacgagggcgaggcggagaagaagtacctcgaggccgagcgcaAGTGGCTCAACAGAGAGCGGATCCGACAGCAGGCTCTCGAGCGCGAGCAGGAGCGCGAGCGGCAGGAGTCGGAGGTGTTGCAGAGACGCAAGAACGAGCAGTGCACGCGGGAGATGTCtctggacgacgacgtcgaggcttCGCGCAAAAACATACTCTACTACCGAGATCACGAGGAGTGGGCGAGGAAGCGAAACGGCGACCTGTCGCACGAGGTCGCTCGAGACGACGCGGACCGGCGCGAGGAGGACAGGGAGAGGGCGGCGAAGCAGGAGCAGAGCTCAGCGGCGCGCGGGCCGGCCGGTGGATTCCCGAACCGGCCGGACGGCGACGCGCAGcagcggccggcgccgcaaCCGTTCAAGCTGTCCCTGGGAGCGGCTGCACAGCGGGCGCAAGCATCCCGCGCACTGCCCCAGCGACGGAcgatggccgaggtggagaacctgctggacgacgaggacaacgaGCCGACGGTGAAGCGCCAGCTCATCCCGCTGCAGATGGACGcgctgtcggcgtcggcgacgatgacggatGAGGAGCTGGCGCAGGCGGTTCGGGCGCTCGCGCAGGAGATTCCGACAGACAAGGAAGGCCTCTGGGCTTGGGAGGTCAAGTGGGAGCACATGGACGAGAGCACGATGCACGAGCGGCTCCGTTCCTTTGTCGAAAAGAAGATTGTCGAGTACCTGGGCGTGCAGGAGGAGATGCTCGTggagacggtcgaggagcACATTCGCAAGCGcggcacggcgccggcgctcgTGGAGGAGCTGGAAGGAGTGAGTGGaccccccctttcccccACAGCGCCTCTCGAGGAACCGATAGGATGGGTGAGCTAACAGAAGCAGGCtctggacgacgaggccgaggacctAGTGAAGAAGTTGTGGCGCATGGTCATCTTCTTCACCGAGTGCGAGAAGCGTGGCCTGTCCGCCTAACGATCTCATGGTGGCGGTAGATTCGTGGCGAGGAGCTTTCGCGGAGAGCGGAGCGAGCGGTCGGAGGGATGATAAGCTGGCGTCGATGGGTCGCCGTGCCGCAGCAGCATGACCGGTGCGTCAGAAACGCTGTGTGGGACGCGAAGGGGAGTATTGCGATGCATGAGACACGTTCACTGGCTCGACCATTCAACGACGATgcacgacgaggaagctCGGCGCGCGGACCGGATAGCGGCTTGTCGGCTGACGGATCTGCTCTCTCAACGTCGGGAAATGCACAAAATCTACAACTGGTGCCGTCGGTTGGCGCAGCGGCTGTCCAGTCGAAAGCAGCGGACGAGGAAAGACAATGTGTCCAGAGGCGTACGATGGTGGTTGAAAGCATGTAAGTAGGAGTTGGCGCTGTTCGAGTTTAGGAATGGACGTATTGAAAGAAGCTTCCTTTTCTCCCGCCCAGAAAACAGATGCCGGAAGGGACCGGCCACTGGCTCTAGCATCATTATGTTATCCATATTCATCATGTACGGCATCCAGGTTGGACATGAACATGGGAGGCAGCCCAGTCGTGGTGCCTGTTGATTCAACGTATGGGGGGCTACAAACAGCCCAACCTTTCCGATGAGGCTTACAGTACGATGAAGACGCAGTATAGTCCTGTGTATCCCACGGTGTGATAGGGCGATCTTGATGCTCGCAGTACTGAGGTGCCGGCATCCGTGGACGATATCCGGGCCCCGTCTGCGCTTGTCTCCTTGTGCGACCGTACGTGCACAAGGACTAGGATAGCATCCCGTTCAAGTATGATGAAGCAGTGTATTCGTGTGTATGTGTATGCGTACATACGTTGGAATTGTGTTATTTGGGCCAGCATACGTGTGCTGTTGGGGGACACGTGCAGAACAAGAAGgcacgtacagtatactcGGTATACAGCActatgtacttgtgcatacGTATTCATGTCGTGCAATCGAGGACGTTCCCCATGGAAGGGATCTGAatgtacgtacaagtaccgttAAAGTAGGTAGACGGAAAATTGCAAGTGCttggactccgtacatgtcatgtacagtaatacaatCCAGCGTGACTTGTCTCTATTCTATGATTCTTactggctcgccgtcgatctCGGTGTTGACGCGGCTTCACCCGGAACTTGTAGGTACCCACCCCGTAACATGCACATTTATCTACACTCAAGtgccttgtacttgttccccaTGCCCCATTGAGCGCAGGTACAGTAAATTTCTGTAATGGTAAGTTATATGGTGGTAcgcacaggtacatgcatatACTGTTCTCCATAGTACACCATGTATATAAGTAAGTCTTCTGGAGGGGAGAGTTGGGGTACTTGACACGAATTATAGCAGTGCGAagtcctccgtactaggtactaggtaaatTAGTAGTTTGCGACATGattcaagtaagtacacgtaagtactagtttagtacgaagtactccgtacggcacaCCTAATACTTGCACTATAGGTACGCATGTAAGTAAGCCTGTAGTGCAGTAAAACCAGGActaaagtacggagtgcttgcagAATAACGTACTCCGGAGAAGTACTGTATAGCATAGTTGTAATGCATGTAGAaattctccgtacttgagcgAAATACTTTGCAACGGCAGTTGCACATCCCTGTGGCTgcagctgtacatgtaattacttgtacggagtactgtcaCGATGGCTGCTCGGTTGCATGCTGTACCTACTGGTATACTTGCGAGATAGGTGTAAGTGCAGTACGTACACCAACcaatactactaggtaggtaattactaAGTATTCCTCCTTGACGAGCCAATGGGCTAAAGGCTACGGCCTGTAATCCGTATTCGTACTGTGTGTGATACACTCATACATGGTACGGAAGCCATGCAGGTACTTTTGGCCTCAAACGGTACGTACAAGTGTGTATCatacggcaacggcaacggcaccaCCTCGGTGGTGGGTCAGCAACGGCTGCTCGATTGGGGGTTGCAGGAAGGCTGCCGCTTGAGATGGAAGAAGACGCAAAAGTAACAAGAGGGCTGGCAAACTTGGATTTCACCCGCTGGATCATGGGGGCCCTCAATGGTGCCATGCATGTTTAGCGTAGTTGATACTTGCACGGACAGGGAGGAATTACCTACTCggcaaagtacttgtatcaaTGCCCGTATttacacgtacatgcactctaCCCCGTATACTGCATACGACGTGATTGCGCTTGCTATAGGTATTcatcaagtactccgtacaggcagtgcatgtacaatctaagtactccgtacttgtacatgtcatGCCTTGGACAGTACTGCAATACATATACATACTTACGTaccttgtaagtacatgcagtccACGGCTACTCCGTATAGTTCCAGGTATTACCTATCCCGTCATGTACCGggaattacatgtacttagagtacctagtacctagtagtctcagagtaagtacggagtacagtgcaactacaacTAGGATAACGgagtacggtacggagtacttcgtactgtaAATGATATGCTTGTGCCTATAAGCATACGGGCAACACAAacctgcatgtgcatgtattacttgcattaCGGATACATGTTTcaatgtacttgcaaataCGTACTGTTtccagcaagtactccgtgagcacggtacggagcatgaTGCTACATGAATATTATCAACAGAGTGCCGAAACGACTCCGTCATGGGCACTGGGAGGCGGGCCATGGCGAATGGGCGAGGAATGCAAATGCAAGCCACTGTCTGTGGGCGATGCATCACGTCGGGGGTATTGTCTTGGGCGAGAAAATGGCTACCTTCTATTGGACGATCCCATATGCGCTGCTACGGTCCATGCACAATCCATTACAATCCATTATTATTATCATCTACCAATGCTTCCTCCGCCATGGCAGAcgcccgccctcgccctATTGCGTGGCCGCCTGCGCTCATGTCATCAAGCCGTCGTTTCTCGAGGCCAGCCTCTCACCGacccgccatcgccgccgcttGCCTCGTCTCCTTCACCACCCCAGACTAGGGCGGCAAGGATTGTCACGGCTGAGGGGACGGCAGAGACGGCAgagcccgtcgtctccgttTCAAGACACGGCATGCAACCCATGACGGCTTGCTGGAGACTCGATTGGACCGACCCTGGTTCGGGCTCGCAGAGACTAGGGCGTTGGAGACACCGATCGTCGCCTTTTTCCTGCCGGCTCGCGCCAGCTTAGGGACAGGTAGTGCCGTTGTACAGGTTCATGCtgatgtaggtgtacatgtcgCGGCGTGTTGAAATACTTGATGCTCATTATACGAGTCTTCCCTCGACCGACAAGGGGGCAAGGCGCCGGTACATGGACGTCGAAGCTGGAACGAGTGCTCACTTCACAAGTCTACGTCGGCAATAGTTCGAGCACATCTTCACAGGTCCGTGTCCCAATCCGCTCTCAATCTCAACAACTCGCATACCTTAGCCCGGACTACCGACCTCCCGTTGGCCACTGTCGGGTGAGGCACCTTTGATCCGCTGCGACGACATTGCGAGGCTTTGTTCATCGTCCCGTCCTGGAGCCAGCAGCATGGCCGGGCTCCTCGAACCCAGCGCGGCCCAGACCATGCGCGAACGTCACGACGAGTCGGACAACGCTTCGGCCGCCATGAGCTTGAGGGCCCTCAGCACGAAGCGCGACACCGGTAGAGGCCCGAGAAAGTTGATCCTCTGCTTCGACGGAACAGGCAACAAGTtccacggcgacgagagcgacAGCAACATTCTCAAGATATTTCGCATGCTTGACCGGACGGCCGGAGACCAGTACCACTACTATCAACGTGAGCCCcctctgccgccgcccgctccCACCGCCGGCACGCGCAGCACCGCAGCTGACTTACGCGCCCACGACCAGCCGGCATCGGAACCTACGTCGTCTCCGGCTCCCTCTCCCACACGGGCATTCAGGCCCGCGTAAAGTCGTGGTACCAAAAGGCCAAGGACTCGGCCATCGGCTCCTCCTTTGACCagcatgtcgtcggcggatACCGTTTCCTCATGCGCTTCTACAACCCGGGAGACGAAATTTACATGTTCGGCTTCAGCAGGGGCGCCTACATTGcccgcttcctcgccgagatgCTCGACCACATCGGCCTGCTGTCCCACGGCAACGAGGAGATGGTCCGCTTCGCCTGGAAGGCCTTTGCCCAGTGGCAGagtcgccggccgtcgtccgacgacgacgaggacgacgacgaggagagcgagcACGAGAAGAAGACGCGCAAGATGCACGAGTTCATGAAGGGCTTCCGCGAGACCTTCTCGAGACCCGTCGGCAGGAtccgcttcctcggcctGTTCGACACCGTCAACTCGGTGCCCCAGTTCGAGAACGCGTGGATGCAGCGCAGCAAGTTCCCCTACACGGCCCGCAGCAGCGCCAGGGTCATCCGCCACGCCGTCAGCATCGACGAGAGGCGCGCCAAGTTTCGTCAGGATCTCATGTACCAGCGCCGTCCGACCgatcatcgtcatcatcatcaccgccACCCTCACGTGGACCACTTCCTGACCCACTTTCGACAGAGCTTCGATACCTACCGGTCCGGCACggcacctcgtcctccaACAGCTTCCACCGCCGACAaaccggccgccgacggcactgTCGACACTGAAAAGGagagccggccgacggtccTGCTGAcgcccgccgacggtgatgaTCGGGCTGGCCGACAGAGGCGGCCGTCCGTCGGCAATTCTCGCTACGCTCCCTATCGTCCCCGCTCGAGGTCCTGCCAAGAAGGCAATCGGTGCGAGGCGGATGCCGTGTCTTGCGCCTCCGGCATCGCACCGTCCGATCTggagcatgacgacgaggacaaggacatCGACGAGCTGTGGTTTGCTGGCAGCCACGGAGATGTCGGGGGCGGATGGCAAGGCGTCAACGGCCGCAAGAGCGCAAGCCATGTGCCCTTGGCCTGGATCGTCCGCGAGGCGATGAAGGCCGGCCTGCCATTCGACATGGACAAGGTCGCCGAGATGGGTTGCCTGTGCGATACGTACATCCAACAGGCAGCCTCGAGAAAGGAGGACAAGGTGATTCCGGCCCAGAATCCGGACATTCTCGTCCAAGACGAGTCGAACGGAGTGCAGAGCCTCCCGGCCGGCCAGCTCAGCCCGGCGCTTGACAGCGACGACCGTGCCGGGACCGACCGTCGGTCGAGCTTCCACGACATGATGCACATGGCCCACACGTCCGACATTCACGACTCGCTGCAGTACGGTGGCGGGCTGAGCGGCGTTGCCGTGACGGCCTGGAACTTTATGGAGTGGCTGCCCTTTCGCCGCATGGATCTGCAAGAAGACGGATCGTGGAAGCCGATTCGCTGGCCCCTTCCGCGGGGAGAGGTCCGGGACATTCCGTCAAACGTTCGCATTCACGGAAGCGTCATCCGAAGGCtcaacgaggacgagagctATCGGCCCGGAAACCTCATCATCGGCGGAGGCGGTCGCGGTGTGCGCAAGGCACCGCTCGAGCTTGGCATTGGCGAGTGGGAGTGCGTTGCCGAGCATGGCGATCCGATTGGCGAGGTTTGGATGCGTAAGGTAAAGGACAAGGAacaggacaaggacaaggagacGAACGGTGACTGAAGGAAGGTGAAGGAAGGCATCGTCTCGTGCAAGGAGGATCTCTCTCGATATTGATTTGTCTTGCTGCGAAAGCATGGCAGAAGGAacgcggcgatgacggcgacgaacaAAGCGTTAGAATTTTGCTGGAAAGCTCGAAAGTCTAGCGGCTAGGGGGAAGAAAGGGGGTCGTCATGGTGTTGATGTGCGTCTGCCTGCAGGTTTATACGTCACATAGTAAAATGATTAACTATCTGCCGAGAATTAAGGGAgttccaagtacggagtattaatagtgATATTGTTTGTACTTCAAACCGTGACTTAAGCATgcacagtaattacaagtggttgtactccgtacacgggAGCTTCTATCCAGGGCGtcacgtgtacggagtagtatcCGCCCACATATTTTacaatgtactgtacggagtacttacggagtaggtgtacttcgtattacttgcatacCCCGAGTATGCTAGCTTATGGTataatgtactccgtactgctccgtacgtgcatgtacctttGAATGTGCTTAGGAGTGAGCTCCTTTGCTACTTCAACATTTGTCGAGCGTCCCCAACGGCCAGGTCGACGAACCCCCCCCACCGGCCAACACTCTGTGAAGATGATCAGAAAGCAGACAAACGCAAGGAAATGATCAATGCAAAGCGTTCGAGATGCCAATCCCCTTCATCTTCTACGTCATCGAGAATGGCCCGCCCGACTGGCTCCGCGATAACCAGTGGCCCATCTTCTACACTTCCATCGCCCTCACCCTGCTCTACACCCTCAAGAAGTGGACATCAGGTCGATCCAATACGGCCGAGAGGCCACTTCACGGCAAGGTAGTCCTCTTCACCGGCGGCACCTctggcgtcggcgcccgagCCGTCGAAGAGCTCGCCACCCGTGGTGCCCAGATCGTCCTTCTCACCCACGCACCGCCCTCCGATCCGTTCCTCGTCGAGTACGTGCAAGACCTGCGGGAGAAGACGCAAAATCAATTGATATacgccgagcaggtcgatCTATCGAGCCTGCACAGCGTTCGAAAGTTCGCCACCCGATGGATCGACAATGCGCCCCCGCGAAGGCTCGACATGATCGTCCTCTGCGCCGCCACCCTCACGCCCCCGGGCGGTGGGAGAACTGAGACGGGCGAGGGGATAGAGGAGACGTGGATGGTGAACTTTCTCGCCAATTTCCACCTGCTTGGCATCCTAAGTCCCGCCATCAAGGCCCAGCCCTTTGACCGTGATGTCCGCATCATCATGGCCACCTGCTCCTCCTACATcggctcgccctcgctcAAGGAAGCCGTGCACGGGAGCAACTGGTCGCCAGCCGCGGCCTACGCGCGCAGCAAGCTCGCCCTCAACGTCTTTGGACAAGCATTCCAGAAGCACCTCGACTCCTACAAGCGCCCCGACGAGCTCCCGATGAATGCCCGCGTCATCTTTGTCGACCCCGGCCTCAGCCGAACCCCCGGCACGCGCCGTTGGCTCACCCGCGGCTCGCTCTACGGCCTTGCGCTGTACCTCCTCGGCTATGCCGTCCCGTGGTTTCTGCTCAAGTCGCCCCACCAAGCCGCCCAGTCCATACTGCACGCTGCCATGgagctcgacctcggccggggTCCTGGCGGGAAGCTCATCAAAGAATGCACCGAAGTCGACTTTGCTCGTGCCGAGGTCAAGGATGACGAAGTGGCCAAGAGACTCTGGGAGGAGAGCGACGCGCTCATCGAGAAGGTCGAAAAGGCAGAGGCGAAGAAAAGGGCAGCTCAGAAAAGCAATGATTCTGCAGACGGGAAGCGACAGGAGAAACGAAATGCCGATTCCGATGAAACCGGCCGAGTCAATGACAACAACAAGGGtgccgagaaggagaagcaggGCAGAAGAGGCGGCAAGTCAAAGGGCAAGAACAAAACCACTTCCTCATGACGAGCGTGCGAGCCAGACCGGATCTCGACTACTCCTGATCCGAGTGGCTCTCAGATAAACATGACCTATATCCAACACTTGCCAGCCTGCCCGTGTGCGCGTTTTGTGTGCGAACATTGCGGGTTTGCAGCCGACAAACCCGGCGTGTTCACATACTGTTGGCAAATGAGAACCAAACACAAACGTTGGCATACACGATTTTCAGTGATTCTGTCGGCTGTACAAAGTCTGCCCCTCTAAAAATGGCTTTTTGCCCGGCTTCTGGTAACGAAAGGATTGTATGAACGAACATGGTAAGCCGCCTCCGTGTCGCAGCCTGACCACCATGGCCCTCCTGCACCTTGACGCCTTTCGCACTCCCTCGCCACCAAAAATGACTCGATGCGTCGGAGGCGTTCCGATAAGCACAGTTGCTGATCTGCAGCTTCAGCTGAGGTTCCATTCACTGATGGGAAACTACCTTATCccggtgccgacgaagccCGTGATCTGCCAGTTTCTGG encodes:
- a CDS encoding oxidoreductase, short chain dehydrogenase/reductase family; the protein is MPIPFIFYVIENGPPDWLRDNQWPIFYTSIALTLLYTLKKWTSGRSNTAERPLHGKVVLFTGGTSGVGARAVEELATRGAQIVLLTHAPPSDPFLVEYVQDLREKTQNQLIYAEQVDLSSLHSVRKFATRWIDNAPPRRLDMIVLCAATLTPPGGGRTETGEGIEETWMVNFLANFHLLGILSPAIKAQPFDRDVRIIMATCSSYIGSPSLKEAVHGSNWSPAAAYARSKLALNVFGQAFQKHLDSYKRPDELPMNARVIFVDPGLSRTPGTRRWLTRGSLYGLALYLLGYAVPWFLLKSPHQAAQSILHAAMELDLGRGPGGKLIKECTEVDFARAEVKDDEVAKRLWEESDALIEKVEKAEAKKRAAQKSNDSADGKRQEKRNADSDETGRVNDNNKGAEKEKQGRRGGKSKGKNKTTSS
- a CDS encoding U1 snRNP-associated protein Usp107 encodes the protein MSYNQYGGNPYGAPPPGYGGYGSHPPPGMGAPPGLGSAPFSSGDAEEPRLTAEFLVPPPGMASSGMGPPGMAPPGISAAPGVQSYSAPPTSNRPGNLPSTYQPINMPANINFSAPVIRLGTSAPAGGREGPLTSSTGVRSGIGGDRGDRGGDRGREQAAALFPPTADDKLRAIAVRDIPGSLCNDGDAKRLLNAIGRLQSWETSSSLLEKHNPKYGYAIFEEPESVSMALKIFGQGRVEVPAKRQAGTAEPSDEDSFEGIDKVAVLVSADESVVEQQESLAEAQENDDDFQARLETAKQAVKQVQRELFYPSLAARADAAGEGTVTAGETSANVEVVNISIAQEDELADVPAEMREMVAKEIASFRDRSTQRDVERARREEEIVERYQKQNGVSSSNIPLGPRSATVPSAPSGARGQNGTDRGVSFVNGSKDGLGEINVYSDDDGDASDNALYVRHQKKHEGEAEKKYLEAERKWLNRERIRQQALEREQERERQESEVLQRRKNEQCTREMSLDDDVEASRKNILYYRDHEEWARKRNGDLSHEVARDDADRREEDRERAAKQEQSSAARGPAGGFPNRPDGDAQQRPAPQPFKLSLGAAAQRAQASRALPQRRTMAEVENLLDDEDNEPTVKRQLIPLQMDALSASATMTDEELAQAVRALAQEIPTDKEGLWAWEVKWEHMDESTMHERLRSFVEKKIVEYLGVQEEMLVETVEEHIRKRGTAPALVEELEGALDDEAEDLVKKLWRMVIFFTECEKRGLSA